A window of Clavibacter michiganensis contains these coding sequences:
- a CDS encoding ABC transporter permease, whose product MSATTIQPPLTPTPAPGPGTASRPPRRRMRLRLDSLPTVAALVILLAMLAYGEIAYGRILQAATLSNLLINNAHVIVLAVGLTFVILTGGIDLSVGAIVAVSSVAGVILANAGWDPWVVMVLMILIGTASGVVSGVLIQFFDVQPFIATLAMMFLGRGLASILSTVPERLDDESPLRSLATNMKVVDGPKVNDVVTTPGVLIALVVVAVAFFVLHRTRLGRTVYATGGSEQSAALMGLPVRRTKLAVYVISGTLAGLASVIYTARLGSAQNITGIGWELDAIAATVIGGTLLTGGVGFVLGSVVGALVLGLMNVLITRDGGIPPEATTIITGGILLVFVLLQRAVMARRRRT is encoded by the coding sequence ATGAGCGCCACGACGATCCAGCCGCCCCTGACCCCGACGCCCGCGCCGGGACCCGGCACCGCATCCCGGCCGCCGCGCCGCCGCATGCGCCTCCGCCTCGACTCGCTGCCCACGGTCGCCGCCCTGGTGATCCTGCTCGCGATGCTGGCCTACGGCGAGATCGCGTACGGCCGCATCCTGCAGGCCGCGACGCTGTCGAACCTCCTCATCAACAACGCGCACGTCATCGTCCTCGCGGTGGGCCTCACGTTCGTGATCCTCACGGGCGGCATCGATCTGTCCGTCGGCGCGATCGTCGCCGTCAGCAGCGTCGCGGGCGTGATCCTCGCCAACGCGGGCTGGGACCCGTGGGTGGTGATGGTGCTGATGATCCTCATCGGCACGGCCTCCGGCGTCGTCTCGGGCGTGCTGATCCAGTTCTTCGACGTGCAGCCGTTCATCGCGACGCTCGCGATGATGTTCCTCGGCCGCGGCCTCGCGTCCATCCTCAGCACCGTGCCCGAGCGCCTCGACGACGAGTCGCCGCTGCGCTCGCTCGCCACGAACATGAAGGTGGTCGACGGCCCGAAGGTCAACGACGTCGTCACGACGCCCGGCGTGCTCATCGCGCTCGTGGTGGTGGCGGTCGCGTTCTTCGTGCTGCACCGCACGCGCCTCGGCCGCACCGTGTACGCGACGGGCGGATCCGAGCAGTCGGCCGCGCTCATGGGCCTGCCCGTGCGCCGCACGAAGCTCGCCGTCTACGTGATCAGCGGCACGCTCGCCGGGCTCGCCTCCGTGATCTACACGGCCCGGCTCGGCAGCGCGCAGAACATCACCGGCATCGGCTGGGAGCTCGACGCGATCGCCGCGACCGTCATCGGCGGCACCCTCCTCACGGGCGGCGTCGGCTTCGTGCTCGGCTCGGTCGTCGGCGCGCTCGTGCTCGGCCTGATGAACGTGCTCATCACGCGCGACGGCGGCATCCCGCCCGAGGCGACCACCATCATCACGGGCGGGATCCTGCTGGTCTTCGTGCTGCTGCAGCGCGCGGTGATGGCCAGGCGGCGGCGGACCTAG
- a CDS encoding ABC transporter permease, producing the protein MSDTTTAKRSARGRGDVLHRPWFWGTVAILLLLAINVAKDPGYLALSVNPDTGNLVGNLVDILRAAAPVLMIAVGMCLVVATGGIDLSVGSIMVVAGAVSMEFLKAAGSDSLGVALGAMGLALLIAGILGAVNGMLVSVVGLQPFISTLVIMLAGRGLAKVITAGQNTAASNEPFRWVANGYLVGLPVVFLLAVLITIGVAVLVRRSALGLMIEAIGMDPQAARLAGLDRRALLFTAYIASGLLAGVAGIFATASVMTVDVSRTGYQLELDAILAVVIGGTSLAGGKFHLLGAAVGALLIATLDKTVVFLGISSSATPAFKAIVIVAIVLLQSRRVRALFTRRRPPAPTPVPTEKEAVPA; encoded by the coding sequence ATGAGCGACACCACCACCGCGAAGCGGAGCGCACGCGGCCGCGGCGACGTGCTGCACCGGCCCTGGTTCTGGGGCACGGTCGCGATCCTGCTGCTGCTCGCGATCAACGTGGCGAAGGACCCCGGCTACCTCGCGCTGTCGGTGAATCCGGACACGGGGAACCTCGTGGGCAACCTCGTCGACATCCTCCGGGCCGCAGCACCCGTGCTGATGATCGCGGTCGGCATGTGCCTCGTCGTCGCCACCGGCGGCATCGACCTCAGCGTCGGCTCGATCATGGTGGTCGCCGGCGCCGTCTCCATGGAGTTCCTGAAGGCCGCCGGTTCCGACTCGCTCGGCGTCGCGCTCGGCGCGATGGGCCTCGCGCTCCTCATCGCCGGGATCCTCGGCGCGGTCAACGGCATGCTCGTCTCCGTCGTGGGGCTGCAGCCCTTCATCAGCACGCTCGTGATCATGCTGGCCGGCCGCGGCCTCGCGAAGGTCATCACGGCGGGCCAGAACACGGCCGCGTCCAACGAGCCGTTCCGCTGGGTCGCGAACGGGTACCTCGTGGGGCTGCCGGTGGTGTTCCTGCTGGCCGTGCTGATCACGATCGGCGTCGCCGTGCTCGTGCGGCGCAGCGCCCTCGGCCTCATGATCGAGGCGATCGGCATGGATCCGCAGGCCGCGCGCCTCGCGGGCCTCGACCGCCGCGCGCTCCTGTTCACCGCCTACATCGCGAGCGGCCTGCTCGCGGGCGTCGCCGGGATCTTCGCCACCGCCAGCGTCATGACGGTCGACGTCTCCCGCACCGGCTACCAGCTGGAGCTCGACGCGATCCTCGCGGTCGTCATCGGCGGCACCTCGCTCGCGGGCGGCAAGTTCCACCTGCTCGGGGCGGCCGTCGGCGCGCTCCTCATCGCGACCCTCGACAAGACGGTCGTGTTCCTCGGCATCTCGTCCTCAGCGACGCCCGCGTTCAAGGCCATCGTGATCGTCGCGATCGTGCTCCTGCAGTCCCGGCGCGTCCGCGCGCTGTTCACGAGGCGCCGCCCGCCGGCGCCCACCCCCGTGCCGACCGAGAAGGAGGCCGTGCCCGCATGA
- a CDS encoding sugar ABC transporter ATP-binding protein, whose product MQASSPIVEMRGITISFPGVKALDGVDLRLFPGEVHTLMGENGAGKSTLIKALTGVYGIDSGRVVVAGSERRLSGTADAQAAGISTVYQEVNLCGNLTIGENVMLGHERRGRFGIDWKGTHAAASEVLARVGLGHLDPRTPLSTISLALQQLVAISRATVLDAKVLILDEPTSSLDADEVEGLFRVMRRLRDEGVAILFVSHFLDQVFAISDRLTVLRNGRLVGEHLTRDIDRAGLIAEMIGKDLQTLRSLDRERASRQVATGEPVYRATGIGRKGSLDATDVELRRGEVVGLAGLLGSGRTELARLLYGVDKPDTGSVTMDGAPVAISSPAKALKHRIAFSSENRRDEGIIRDLSVRENLVLAVQAKRGWARPLPRKEKDRIVAKYLTELNVRPADPDRPIRNLSGGNQQKVLLGRWLATEPELLILDEPTRGIDVGAKAEIQEQVAALADTSVAVVFISSELEEVVRLSDRIVVLKDHRKIAELEAGPDVTAQSIVAAIAEEGVSDIALETVPDTAPEEAAR is encoded by the coding sequence ATGCAGGCATCCAGCCCCATCGTCGAGATGCGGGGCATCACCATCTCCTTCCCCGGCGTCAAGGCGCTCGACGGGGTGGACCTCCGGCTCTTCCCCGGCGAGGTCCACACGCTCATGGGCGAGAACGGCGCCGGGAAGTCGACGCTGATCAAGGCGCTCACGGGCGTCTACGGCATCGACTCGGGCCGCGTGGTGGTCGCCGGATCCGAGCGCCGCCTCTCCGGCACCGCCGACGCGCAGGCCGCCGGGATCTCGACGGTCTACCAGGAGGTCAACCTCTGCGGGAACCTCACGATCGGCGAGAACGTCATGCTCGGCCACGAGAGGCGCGGCCGCTTCGGCATCGACTGGAAGGGCACGCACGCCGCCGCCTCCGAGGTGCTGGCGCGCGTGGGGCTCGGCCACCTGGATCCGCGCACGCCGCTCTCCACCATCAGCCTCGCGCTGCAGCAGCTCGTGGCGATCAGCCGCGCGACCGTGCTCGACGCGAAGGTCCTGATCCTCGACGAGCCGACCTCCAGCCTCGACGCCGACGAGGTCGAGGGCCTCTTCCGCGTGATGCGCCGCCTCCGCGACGAGGGCGTCGCCATCCTCTTCGTCTCCCACTTCCTCGACCAGGTCTTCGCGATCAGCGACCGCCTCACGGTGCTCCGCAACGGCAGGCTCGTGGGCGAGCACCTCACGCGCGACATCGACCGGGCCGGGCTCATCGCCGAGATGATCGGCAAGGACCTGCAGACCCTCCGCTCCCTCGACCGCGAGCGCGCCTCGCGCCAGGTCGCCACGGGCGAGCCCGTGTACCGGGCCACCGGCATCGGACGGAAGGGCTCGCTCGACGCGACCGACGTCGAGCTCCGCCGCGGCGAGGTCGTGGGCCTCGCCGGGCTCCTCGGCTCCGGCCGCACCGAGCTCGCGCGCCTCCTCTACGGCGTCGACAAGCCCGACACCGGATCCGTGACCATGGACGGCGCACCCGTCGCCATCTCCTCTCCCGCGAAGGCGCTGAAGCACCGCATCGCGTTCTCGAGCGAGAACCGGCGCGACGAGGGGATCATCCGCGACCTCAGCGTGCGGGAGAACCTCGTGCTCGCCGTGCAGGCGAAGCGCGGCTGGGCACGTCCCCTGCCGCGCAAGGAGAAGGACCGGATCGTCGCCAAGTACCTCACCGAGCTCAACGTGCGGCCCGCGGATCCCGACCGGCCCATCCGCAACCTGTCCGGCGGCAACCAGCAGAAGGTGCTGCTCGGCAGGTGGCTGGCGACCGAGCCGGAGCTGCTGATCCTCGACGAGCCGACCCGCGGGATCGACGTGGGCGCGAAGGCCGAGATCCAGGAGCAGGTCGCGGCCCTCGCCGACACGAGCGTCGCCGTCGTGTTCATCTCCTCGGAGCTCGAGGAGGTGGTGCGGCTCAGCGACCGGATCGTCGTGCTCAAGGACCACCGCAAGATCGCCGAGCTGGAGGCGGGACCCGACGTGACGGCGCAGTCGATCGTCGCCGCCATCGCGGAGGAGGGCGTCTCCGACATCGCGCTCGAGACCGTGCCCGACACCGCGCCCGAGGAGGCAGCCCGATGA
- a CDS encoding VOC family protein yields MPMIFVNLPVTDLPRAITFYEAVGCAVNPDFTDEKAACLVVEADRSAFMLLTRDFFQSFLDVPVGDPSSSAAAITAVMLDSRADVDARATAGLDAGGSEPRRAVDLGFMYQRQLRDPDGNVIELGYMDPIPAGA; encoded by the coding sequence ATGCCCATGATCTTCGTCAACCTGCCCGTCACCGACCTGCCTCGCGCGATCACGTTCTACGAGGCCGTCGGCTGCGCCGTCAACCCCGACTTCACCGACGAGAAGGCCGCGTGCCTCGTCGTCGAGGCCGACCGCAGCGCGTTCATGCTCCTCACGCGCGACTTCTTCCAGTCGTTCCTCGACGTGCCGGTGGGGGATCCGTCGTCGAGCGCCGCGGCGATCACCGCGGTCATGCTCGACAGCCGCGCCGACGTCGACGCGCGCGCGACCGCGGGTCTCGACGCCGGCGGATCCGAGCCCCGGCGCGCCGTCGACCTCGGCTTCATGTACCAGCGCCAGCTCCGCGATCCCGACGGCAACGTCATCGAGCTCGGGTACATGGATCCGATCCCGGCAGGCGCCTGA
- a CDS encoding MauE/DoxX family redox-associated membrane protein gives MAGLARTSFPRTAARVVLGSFLAFAGVSHLTVAREEFRAQVPKSLPVPEDVTVVGSGIVEITLGSALLFARSRRGLAGWAAAAFFTAIFPGNIAQYVHKRDGFGLDTDGKRLGRLFFQPVLIALALWSTGALRKR, from the coding sequence ATGGCCGGCCTCGCCCGCACGTCCTTCCCGCGCACCGCCGCGCGCGTGGTGCTCGGCTCGTTCCTCGCATTCGCCGGCGTCTCGCACCTCACGGTGGCGCGGGAGGAGTTCCGCGCGCAGGTCCCGAAGTCGCTGCCGGTGCCCGAGGACGTGACCGTCGTCGGATCCGGCATCGTCGAGATCACGCTCGGCTCGGCCCTGCTGTTCGCGCGCTCGCGCCGCGGCCTCGCCGGCTGGGCGGCCGCCGCGTTCTTCACGGCGATATTCCCGGGCAACATCGCCCAGTACGTGCACAAGCGCGACGGCTTCGGCCTCGACACCGACGGCAAGCGCCTCGGCCGCCTGTTCTTCCAGCCGGTGCTCATCGCGCTGGCGCTGTGGTCGACGGGGGCGCTGCGGAAGCGCTGA
- a CDS encoding ABC transporter substrate-binding protein — MSTKRRIATIAAAGAIALSLAACNSNSGTGSTAGGAADSGGETATVGFVAVGPEGAWRQANEKDIQDTFTKEAGFDLKYAPATNNDQKSQIDAFTSFVDEGVDVILLSATEGSGWEDSLERAKEAEIPVVLIDRGIEPDDDSLYATRIAPDNIAVSSSVADWAKTALPDGGKYFTLEGPAGVSVVNERNEGWDEVIGAESSFTKVGAQTANWSTEEAKSVFETVLKSNANDVQMVFAQNDEMGLGAVQAVEEAGLTPGQDVKIATIDGTKNALQALADGKLSFVAEYNPLFGGTALEAVQKLLDGESVESSIIVPSDVFDSAEKAATALPDRKF, encoded by the coding sequence ATGTCCACGAAGAGGCGCATCGCCACCATCGCCGCAGCCGGGGCCATCGCCCTGAGCCTCGCGGCCTGCAACAGCAACTCCGGCACCGGATCCACGGCGGGCGGCGCCGCCGACAGTGGCGGCGAGACGGCCACCGTCGGCTTCGTCGCGGTCGGCCCCGAGGGCGCGTGGCGCCAGGCCAACGAGAAGGACATCCAGGACACCTTCACGAAGGAGGCCGGGTTCGACCTCAAGTACGCGCCCGCCACCAACAACGACCAGAAGTCGCAGATCGACGCGTTCACGTCGTTCGTCGACGAGGGCGTCGACGTGATCCTGCTCTCGGCCACCGAGGGATCCGGCTGGGAGGACTCGCTCGAGCGCGCCAAGGAGGCCGAGATCCCCGTGGTCCTCATCGACCGCGGCATCGAGCCCGACGACGACTCGCTCTACGCGACCCGCATCGCGCCCGACAACATCGCGGTGAGCTCGTCGGTCGCCGACTGGGCGAAGACCGCGCTGCCCGATGGCGGCAAGTACTTCACCCTCGAGGGCCCGGCCGGCGTCTCGGTCGTCAACGAGCGCAACGAGGGCTGGGACGAGGTCATCGGCGCCGAGAGCTCCTTCACGAAGGTCGGCGCGCAGACCGCGAACTGGTCGACCGAGGAGGCCAAGAGCGTCTTCGAGACCGTGCTCAAGTCGAATGCGAACGACGTGCAGATGGTCTTCGCGCAGAACGACGAGATGGGCCTCGGCGCCGTCCAGGCCGTCGAGGAGGCGGGCCTCACGCCCGGCCAGGACGTGAAGATCGCGACCATCGACGGCACGAAGAACGCGCTGCAGGCGCTGGCCGACGGCAAGCTCAGCTTCGTCGCCGAGTACAACCCGCTGTTCGGCGGCACCGCGCTCGAGGCCGTGCAGAAGCTGCTCGACGGCGAGAGCGTCGAGTCGTCGATCATCGTCCCGTCCGACGTGTTCGACTCCGCCGAGAAGGCCGCCACCGCGCTGCCCGACCGGAAGTTCTAG
- a CDS encoding epoxide hydrolase family protein, producing the protein MTHPLPLHVTDADLDDLRDRIRRTRWAPAWPVEPWEAGTDQATLRRLAAVWADGFDWRAREREIRALPWAVADLDGTPVSYLRFEAEHSERAGGLPIVLTNGWPSSALEMVPLAERLSSPSRFGGDAADAVTVIVPALPGFPFSPQRPRIDERTHELWHRLMTEELGFARYAAHGGDLGAGITSRLAEAHPEAVAGIHLMAVAAPHDLDEATLTDEERAHVAEMRAWEAAEGGYEHQQQTRPLTLAPALQDSPVGLLSWILEKHRAWSDCGGDVSRAFSDDHLLTLASLYWFTGSIGTSLRPYFAYGSGRTAPVRRVQVPTAVAVFPHDLVHPPRSWAERTYDVVRYTTMPRGGHFAPHEEPGPLADDIAAFLRMLR; encoded by the coding sequence ATGACCCACCCGCTCCCCCTGCACGTCACCGACGCCGACCTCGACGACCTGCGCGACCGGATCCGCCGCACGCGCTGGGCGCCCGCGTGGCCGGTCGAGCCGTGGGAGGCCGGCACCGACCAGGCGACGTTGCGCCGCCTCGCCGCCGTCTGGGCCGACGGGTTCGACTGGCGGGCGCGCGAGCGGGAGATCCGCGCGCTGCCGTGGGCGGTCGCCGACCTCGACGGCACCCCGGTCTCGTACCTGCGCTTCGAGGCCGAGCACTCCGAGCGCGCCGGCGGCCTCCCGATCGTGCTCACGAACGGCTGGCCGAGCTCGGCACTGGAGATGGTGCCGCTCGCCGAGCGGCTGTCGTCGCCGTCGCGCTTCGGCGGCGATGCGGCCGACGCGGTCACCGTGATCGTGCCCGCCCTGCCCGGCTTCCCGTTCTCGCCGCAGCGGCCCCGGATCGACGAGCGGACGCACGAGCTCTGGCACCGGCTGATGACGGAGGAGCTGGGCTTCGCGCGGTACGCGGCGCACGGAGGCGACCTCGGCGCGGGGATCACGTCACGGCTGGCGGAGGCGCACCCGGAAGCGGTCGCGGGGATCCACCTGATGGCCGTCGCCGCGCCGCACGACCTCGACGAGGCGACGCTCACGGACGAGGAGCGCGCGCACGTGGCCGAGATGCGCGCGTGGGAGGCCGCGGAGGGCGGGTACGAGCACCAGCAGCAGACGCGTCCGCTCACGCTCGCGCCCGCGCTGCAGGACTCGCCCGTGGGGCTGCTGTCGTGGATCCTCGAGAAGCACCGCGCGTGGAGCGACTGCGGCGGCGACGTCTCTCGGGCCTTCAGCGACGACCACCTGCTGACGCTGGCCTCCCTCTACTGGTTCACTGGATCCATCGGCACCTCGCTCCGCCCGTACTTCGCGTACGGCTCCGGACGCACCGCGCCCGTGCGGCGCGTGCAGGTGCCGACCGCGGTCGCCGTCTTCCCGCACGACCTGGTGCACCCGCCCCGGAGCTGGGCGGAGCGCACCTACGACGTCGTGCGGTACACGACGATGCCGCGCGGAGGCCACTTCGCGCCGCACGAGGAGCCGGGGCCGCTGGCGGACGACATCGCGGCGTTCCTGCGGATGCTGCGGTAG